A segment of the Candidatus Krumholzibacteriia bacterium genome:
GATTGAGCATACCGCCGGGTGGAAGTCGTTGTCAAGATTGAGGAAACGCCGTCTGACGGCTAGCGGCGGTAGCCCGCGCACACCACGCGCACCTCCGCGGCGCCCGCACCGCGCAGGACCCGCGCGCAGGCCCGCGCCGTGGCCCCGGTGGTGACCAGGTCGTCGACCAGCACCACGCGCCGGCCCGCCAGACGGACCGCCCCGCGCCCGGGCCGGAACGCACCCCGCAGGTTGCGCTCCCGGGCCTCGCGTCCCAGCAGGGATTGCGCCCCGGTGGCCGCGGGCTTTTCGACCGCCCCCCTCACCAGGGGCAGGCCCCAGCGGCGCGCCAGCGCCCGGGAGATGCTCTCCGCCTGGTTGAAACCGCGCCGGCGTCGCGACGCGGCGTCCATGGGGACGGGTGCCAGCACAATGCCCGCGCCACGCGCCCGCGCGGGCAGGCCCACCGCCATCGCACGCGCCAGCCAGGGGGCCACGCATTCGCGGCGGTCGAACTTGAGCAGGTGGATCAGCGCGAGCAGGCGGGAATCCGTGGCGAAGGCAGGCAGAATCTCCAGCGTGTCGTGGCCGCGACCCACCACGACGGCCCGCGTGCACGGCTCGAGTCGCGCCAGACACGCACGGCACAGCAGGCGGGTACGGAAGCGCCAACGCGCGAGTCCGGCGGTGGCGACGGGATCGTCGAGTGCAACGAGCGCGGGATGACCGGGCAGGGGAAGCCCCAGCCGGGACGGAATCGGCGCGCGGCACGCGTGGCAGCGCTCATCCACCAGAAAATCGATGACTGCCTGCAGGATGCCCGGCACCGTCCCCCTCCCCACACCGTGCAGCGCGATCAGGCCGGCGCAGGTGCCTTCTCGCGTCTCAGCAGCAATACCAGCCCGATGGCGACGAGCCCGATGCTGATCACCTGGTTGAACGACAGCCCCATGAGCACGCGCGCGTTCTCCTCGTAGAAGCGGAAGAAGTCGATGGTGAAACGCCCGATACCGTAGAGAATGAGAAACAGGCCGAACGTCGACCCGCGCCGGGTCAGCGCCGGCTGCAACGCGAGCAGGATGATGAAGATCGTCAGCCCCATTGCGGATGCGTAGGCCTGCGTGGGGTGGAGGGCCACATGATCCAGCCCCAGGCGCGACGCCGCCTCCAGCGCGGCGGCACCGGCGGGAGAATCGGGAGGAAACACCAGGCCCCACGCGTGGTCAGTCGGCTTGCCGAAACAACAGCCGCTCATCAGGCAGCCGACGCGGGTGAACACCAGCCCCAGCGCAATGCTGGGTGAGACAACATCCGCCACGGTCAGAAAGTTGAGACTGTTCTTCTGAACCCACCACCAGGAAGCGGCCAGCGCCAGCAGGAACCCGCCGTAGAAGGTGGCGCCACCCTGCCACAGGGCGAACATCTCGAGGGGATTGGCATACTGCTCCAGGTGGAAGACGACATAGAGCAGCCGCGAACCCACCACTGCGGCCAGGATGATGATGACGCTCAGATCGAGGATCTTCTGCGGATCGACGCCGTACTTCCTGGCGCGCCGTCCCGCGTACCAGATTCCGAGCAGAAAACTGACCGCAAGCATGAACCCGTAGGCGCGGATCTGAAAGCGGCCGAGATCGAGGAGTATGGGGTGCATGAAGTCCTTCCGCGTTTGCGCGGCAACCACCGTCGCGTACGGGACAATATAGCGTCCGCGGCTCCCCCTGTCACCAGGCGTCTAGTATTCCGACCAGCGCGCGGTGCAGTTGAGCAGGAGTCCCACCAGGAAGCAGCTGACCAGCATGGAACTCCCGCCGTAGCTCACGAACGGCAGTGGGATACCCGCCACCGGCGCCATTCCGATGGTCATGCCGATGTTCACGAAGACCTGGAAGGCAAAGTAGGCAGCAATGCCCACGCACAGCGCGCCGGCAAACTCGCTCTTCATCTTCTGGGCGGCGAGAAGCGCGCGGGTTATGAGCACCGCAAAGAGGAACAGTACCGCCAGCGCACCCACGAACCCCAGTTCCTCTCCCAGCACGGAGAAGATGAAGTCCGTGTGCTTCGCGGGCAGGAACTCCAGGGCCTTCTGCGTGCCCTCCATGTACCCCTTGCCCCCGAAGCCGCCCGAACCGATGGCGATCTTGGACTGGATCACCTGCCAGCCCGCACCGAGCTTGTCGGAGTCGGGGTCGAGGAAGTTGGTAACGCGTCGCTGCTGGTAAGGCTTGAGGTGGTCCCACAGCACGGGCAGGAACAATCCGATGCCCAGGTTGGCCACCACGAGTGAAACGCTCTCGAACAGGAACGCGCGCCGCAGGTAGGCGACCACCAGGATCGCCACGATGAAGATCCCAAACGGCCATGGATTGTGGGTGACGTTCTCGCCGTAGATGATGAGCACGCTGCTCACCAGTGGAGAGAGCAGGAACAGGATGTGCAACCCGCGGAAGCCGCGCCAGTACAGCACCGGCAGCAGCACGCCAACGAACACCATCGCGGTACCCAGATCCGGCTGCTTCAGCACCAGAAGGAACGGGACCACGAACAGGACCAGCACCGGGACCAGGGTGCGCAGCCGGTTGGGGTCCGCGCGCGGGCTGGCCAGCACGCGCGCCCAGGCGAGCAGCACCGCCACCTTGGTGAACTCGCTGGGCTGGATGGCCAGCGGGCCGATGACGAACCAGCGTTGCGTCTCACCCTTGGCCGGCAACAGCAGCACCAGCACCAGCAGGACGACGCAGGCGACATAAATGGCGGGCGCCAGCGACTCGAACCAGCGGAACGGAACGGCGAACGCGACCAGCATGGTCACCAGCCCGAGGCCGAGCCACAGCATCTGGCGCATGAAATGCGAGCCGGCCAGGGCTTCCGGAGAGACCTCGCCCACGGAGTGCGACACCGAATACACGATCGACAACCCGACCAGCATGAGGATGCCGGTGCAAATCACGATCACCCAGTCGAAGTCACGGCCGCGTCTCACCAGATCACCCCTCCCGTCAGCGCCGAATCCACGCCAACCGGAGCCGCCACCGCGGGCCGGGTCGTCTTGCGCGGCACGGCCGGCCCACGCGAAATCTCCGGCTTGTCGTCCCGGAAGTAGTCCATCAGGAACGCGCGCGCAATGGGCCCCGCCACTTCGCTGCCGTGTCCGGAGTTCTCCACGATGATCGCCAGCGCGATCTGCGGATCGCCGGCGGGTGCATACGCCGTGAACCACGAGTGATCTTCCCCGTGCGGGTTCTGCGCCGTGCCGGTCTTGGACGCGAAGGGGAGCCACGGTATACGCAGCCAGTTCGCCGTCCCACCCGGCTGCTCGGTCACCAGCAGCATCGCGCGCTGCAGGAAGGTCAACGTGGAACCACTCAGGTCATCGATCTTCGTGCGCGACGTCTCCGCGGGCGGATCGCCGGTGGCGTGATCGACGAAATGGGGCTGCACCAGCCAGCCACCGTTGGCAATGGCCGCGGACATGGTGGCAACGTGGAGCACGGTCGACAGGTACTCGCCCTGCCCGATGGCGTTGTTGAGCATCAACCCCTGCGTCCAGCGCCCCTTGCCGTGACGCTTGTCGTAATAGCGGCGCGTGGGCACGTTGCCCGCCACCTCCACCGGCAGATCGATTCCCGTCTTGCGGCCGAAGCCGAACGTCTCCGCGGCCTCCGCCAGCATATCCACGTCCATCATCTCCGCCACGCGGTAGAAGTACACGTCGCAGGAGTGAACGACGGCCGAGGTGAGGTTCATCCCCCCGTGCCCGCGTTCCTCCCAGCAGCGGAACACGCGGTTTCCGTAACGATGGGTACCGTCGCAGTAGACCAGCACACGCGCCGGATCGATGAGCCGGTTGGTGAGCACCGCATAAGTGACGATCATCTTGAACGTCGACGCGGGCGGATAGCGCGCGTGCGAGATGCGGTTGAACATCGGCTTGGATTCGTCGTTAAGGAGCTCGTTGAGGAGCGACGATGACACACCCATGGCGAATTCGTTGGGGTCGTAGGCGGGATGGCTGGCTGCCGCGATGATGCCCCCGGTCTTCACGTCCAGCACCACCGCCGCGCTGGGGTTGGGGCGCAGGGAGAGCAGGGAGTCGAGACAGGATTGCGCCCGAGAATCGATGGTCAGGTAGAGGTCCTTGCCCGCCACCGGTGCAATGGAGAGCTCCGGCACCTCGCCCAGCGAGGTGCCCGACGCGGTAACCTCGACGGCACGCTGTCCGGGGATGCCGCGCATCGTCTCCTCGTACTGCCGTTCCAGCCCCGCTTTGCCCAGGAAATCCCCGGGCTCGTAGACCGCCGCGGGTGCCGCGGCGACGTCTTCGTTGGTGACTTCGCCCACGTATCCAAACACGTGCGCGGCGACGCCGTGTGCCAGGTAGCGCCGGCGCATGCGCGACTCTACCTTGAGGGTGGGAAACTCACTCCAGTTCTCCCGCACGAAGGAAATCACGAACTTGTCGGCGTCCGGAAACAACGGAAACGGGGTGCGACCGTAGCGCTTCTGCCACGCATCGAACCGTGCCATGGCACGGGTTGTGTCGACCGGAATGAAGGGTGTCAGTTCCCGCAGCGCTTTCGTCACATCGTCCCGTGAGCGCCACTGCATGACGACTTCCAGGTGGAGCGCATTGTCGACCATGACCCGGCCGTTGCGGTCGCGCATGAATCCGCGCGGGCCCGGCACGCGTTCGCGCTGCAACTGGTTGTCGCGCGCGTATTGCGCGTACTGGTTGTGCTCGACCACCTGTATGGAGAAGAGCCGGACCACCAGAACAGAGAAGCCCAGCAGGATCACGGCGAGCAGTGTCTGAAGCCGGTGGGGACCAGCGGTGAGGCTTCTACCGTCTCTCTTTGCCATCCGCCATCACCACTCTCGCGCCGAGCAGCGCGAGGATCCGCTCCACGGCTATACCGATCACCGCGGTGTAGAGCGCCGAGGGCAAAGCAACCGTTACCATGCTGACCAGGATACCGCCCACTTGCGGCCACAGGTACAGCGTGTAATAGACCACGTCGTGGACGAAGGCGGTCACCAGAAAGACGACGAACAACACCAGCGACCCGGGTGATGTTGCGGAACCCATCCGCCCCGCCGCATAGCCCACCACCGTCTTGGTCAACGCATTGAGGCCCAGGAAGCCGGGGTTTCCCACGTCCACCACCAGTCCCAGCACGAAGCCGTACACCGCCCCGGGAATACGGCCACGCTGCAGGCCGAAGAGGACCACGCATACCACCACGAAATCCGGGGCGATGGCGCCGATGGCCATGCGCGACGACAGCGTGGCCTGAAGGACGAGGAACACGGCCGCGGACAGGATTGGCACCCACCACTTCATCTGCGCCGTCCCGGTCTCAGGAGAACGTCGCGCATGAGCGAGGTATCCGCCTCGTCATAGAACAGCGACCGGTCCCACGGTATCTCCTCGGTCATCACGAAGACCTCCTCCAGTGCGAGGAAGTCGACCGGGCTGCGCGCGTCCACGCGCAGGGAGAGGCCGTCACTGGAGGTGGCCACGCGTGTCACGATGGCGATCGGGAACCCCTTGGGGATGGTCCCGCCGAAGCCGCTGGTGATCAGGGTGTCCCCCGCAATCACATCCTCCGTAGCCCCTACATGCTTCATTTCAAACAGGTTACGATGGCGCCACTCCAGCACCCCCACCACGCGGCTGCGCTTGTCGACACAGCTCACGGGGAGGTTCTTGCTGCACAGGAGCTGCACCCACGCCGACTCCGGAAACACCCGGCTCAGGGTGCCGGCGAGACCGCCGAAGGAAAACACCGGCATGCGTTCCTTCAGGCCGTCCTGCGAACCCTTGTCGATAATCAGGTTGGTCTGGATGCGGTCGAGATCGCGGCCGACCACTTCGGCCGGGGTCAGGCGGCGCGTCTGCTCCTCCTTGAACTCGGCGAGCCGGCGCAGCCGTTCGCGCTCGTCGCGAAACTGCAGGAGGCGTTCGCGTTCCAGCACCATTGTCGCCACCATGCGCCGCAGGCGTTCGTTCTCGTCACGAATGCTGGAGTAGTCCGCGATGAAGGTGCTGATACGCTGGAACGGCAGCAACGCGCGATCCAGCACACCGCGCGCGATGTCGAGTTGCACGGGTTCGGGCAGGGCAAGGAGGGCGAGGGACGCGGCGACGAGTACGGCAAAGACCGTTCGGTCGCGATGGCGGTGAAAAACGTCCTCGAACAGCCGCATACGCTAGTCGCGCGAGCTGTGCATCAGAACCCGGTCGTATTCGTGAACATCGTCCAGCACCTTGCCGGCGCCAAGCACCACGCACAGAAGCGGGTCGTCCACGACATTGATCGGCAGTCCGGTCTCCTTCTTGAGCAACTGGTCGAGCCCCTTGAGCAGCGCGCCACCGCCCGTCATCACGATGCCGCGATCCACGATGTCGGCGGCGAGCTCGGGCGGCGTCTGCTCCAGCGCGTTCTTGAGGGCCTCGACGATCTGCGAGATCGGCTCGCTGATGGCCTCGCGTATCTCCTCACTGGTGAGCTTGAGGTTCTTGGGAATCCCGGCCACGAGATCGCGCCCCTTGATCTCCATCTCCAGGGGCTTGTCCATCTTGAAGGCGCAGCCGATCTTCATCTTGATCTGCTCGGCCGTCTGCTCTCCGATGAGCATGTTGTAGGTGCGCTTGACGTAGTTGACGATGGCGTCGTCGAGTTCGTCACCCGCCACACGGATGGAGCTGTCGGCCACGATACCGTCCAGGGCGATCACCGCAATCTCGGTGGTGCCGCCGCCGATGTCGATGATCATGTTGCCGGAGGGCTTGTCCACGGGCAGGCCCACGCCGATGGCGGCCGCGATGGGTTCCGCAATCAGGAATACCTCGCGCGCACCGGCGTGCTCCGCGCTGTCGCGCACCGCGCGGCGCTCCACCTCGGTGATCCCGGAGGGCACCGCAATGACGATGCGCGGGCGGATGAAATGTTTTTTCTTCTGGGACTTGCGAATGAACTCGCGCAGCATCAGTTCCGTGATCTCGAAGTCCGCGATAACGCCGTCCTTCATGGGGCGGATGGCGGCGATGTACTCCGGGGTCTTCCCCAGCATGGTCTTGGCTTCGAGCCCGACCGCGAACACCTTCTTGGTGCGCTGATCGACGGCAACCACGGACGGCTCGTTCAGCACGATACCATTGCCCTTCACGAACACCAGCGTGTTCGCGGTTCCCAGATCGATGGCTACGTCATTCGTCAGATAGTTGGACAGCCTGGAAAACAACGACATCTAGAACTCCGCGCGAGGTTAGAAGTACCCCGACTCCTTGAGGCTCTGGAAACGATCCGCCCCGATCACGATGTGATCGAGCAACTCGATGCCGATTAACTCGCCGCAACGCGCAAACCGCCGCGTGAACTCCACGTCCTCGCGGCTCGGCGTGGGATCCCCCGTGGGGTGGTTGTGAACCAGCACGATGGACGCAGCGCTCGCCGAAATTGCGGGCTTCAGTATCTCCCGCGGATGCACGATCGACGCGTTCAAGGATCCGATCGATACCGTCACGACCCTGATGATCTGATTCTTCGTGTTCAAGAACGCGGCCTTGAAGTGCTCGCGATCGTAATGCTTCATCTCGTCCATGAAGAGCCGGGCGACGTCCTTGGGCGCCTTTATTGAAATCCCGCCGCTGCGGGACTCGCGCGCAAAGCGCTTCCCCAACTCGAACGAGGCCACCAGCTGGCAGGCGCGGGCAAAGCCGATTCCCGGCACCCGGCGCATTTCATCCACCCCCGCGCGCCCCATGGCCACCAGATCCCCGAACTCGCCAAGCAATCTCAGCGCCACAACCAGCGCGCTCGACCCCCGCGTGCCCTCCCCGATGACGATCGCCAGCAATTCCTGCAGCGAAAGCTCACCTGGACCGCGTTCGTACAGGCGTTCCCGTGGCCGATCCGCCCGCGGCAGCCCGCGCGGCGACGTATTTCCCATCCCACCACCTCCCGGCACAGGCCGCAGGCTGCCTCCTGCGGCCGTTCGCAGGCTAACACCGGATCACTCACGATGGCAAGATTATTACCGACAGGCGGCGTTCTGGGCGGCCCTCACGCCGCCGGGAGACGGCGCGCGTGCTCCGTGGCGAAATCAACCCACGGGTCCTCAGGGTAGCGCCGTACCAGGGCGAGGTAGCATTCGCGGGCGCGGCTCGTCTCGCCCTGGCGCGCGTGCAGGTTGGCCGCGCGCAGCAGCGCGAAGGGCGCCTCGGCGTGTTCGTGATGGAGGCTGATGAAGCCCTCGTAGGCCGCCAGCGCCAGTTCGGGTTTGAGACTACGCTCCAGACCGAAGCAGAGGTTCAACTGCGCCTCCGCGGG
Coding sequences within it:
- a CDS encoding phosphoribosyltransferase family protein; amino-acid sequence: MPGILQAVIDFLVDERCHACRAPIPSRLGLPLPGHPALVALDDPVATAGLARWRFRTRLLCRACLARLEPCTRAVVVGRGHDTLEILPAFATDSRLLALIHLLKFDRRECVAPWLARAMAVGLPARARGAGIVLAPVPMDAASRRRRGFNQAESISRALARRWGLPLVRGAVEKPAATGAQSLLGREARERNLRGAFRPGRGAVRLAGRRVVLVDDLVTTGATARACARVLRGAGAAEVRVVCAGYRR
- the mreD gene encoding rod shape-determining protein MreD, with the protein product MKWWVPILSAAVFLVLQATLSSRMAIGAIAPDFVVVCVVLFGLQRGRIPGAVYGFVLGLVVDVGNPGFLGLNALTKTVVGYAAGRMGSATSPGSLVLFVVFLVTAFVHDVVYYTLYLWPQVGGILVSMVTVALPSALYTAVIGIAVERILALLGARVVMADGKERR
- the mreC gene encoding rod shape-determining protein MreC: MRLFEDVFHRHRDRTVFAVLVAASLALLALPEPVQLDIARGVLDRALLPFQRISTFIADYSSIRDENERLRRMVATMVLERERLLQFRDERERLRRLAEFKEEQTRRLTPAEVVGRDLDRIQTNLIIDKGSQDGLKERMPVFSFGGLAGTLSRVFPESAWVQLLCSKNLPVSCVDKRSRVVGVLEWRHRNLFEMKHVGATEDVIAGDTLITSGFGGTIPKGFPIAIVTRVATSSDGLSLRVDARSPVDFLALEEVFVMTEEIPWDRSLFYDEADTSLMRDVLLRPGRRR
- the lgt gene encoding prolipoprotein diacylglyceryl transferase; translated protein: MHPILLDLGRFQIRAYGFMLAVSFLLGIWYAGRRARKYGVDPQKILDLSVIIILAAVVGSRLLYVVFHLEQYANPLEMFALWQGGATFYGGFLLALAASWWWVQKNSLNFLTVADVVSPSIALGLVFTRVGCLMSGCCFGKPTDHAWGLVFPPDSPAGAAALEAASRLGLDHVALHPTQAYASAMGLTIFIILLALQPALTRRGSTFGLFLILYGIGRFTIDFFRFYEENARVLMGLSFNQVISIGLVAIGLVLLLRREKAPAPA
- the mrdA gene encoding penicillin-binding protein 2, producing the protein MAKRDGRSLTAGPHRLQTLLAVILLGFSVLVVRLFSIQVVEHNQYAQYARDNQLQRERVPGPRGFMRDRNGRVMVDNALHLEVVMQWRSRDDVTKALRELTPFIPVDTTRAMARFDAWQKRYGRTPFPLFPDADKFVISFVRENWSEFPTLKVESRMRRRYLAHGVAAHVFGYVGEVTNEDVAAAPAAVYEPGDFLGKAGLERQYEETMRGIPGQRAVEVTASGTSLGEVPELSIAPVAGKDLYLTIDSRAQSCLDSLLSLRPNPSAAVVLDVKTGGIIAAASHPAYDPNEFAMGVSSSLLNELLNDESKPMFNRISHARYPPASTFKMIVTYAVLTNRLIDPARVLVYCDGTHRYGNRVFRCWEERGHGGMNLTSAVVHSCDVYFYRVAEMMDVDMLAEAAETFGFGRKTGIDLPVEVAGNVPTRRYYDKRHGKGRWTQGLMLNNAIGQGEYLSTVLHVATMSAAIANGGWLVQPHFVDHATGDPPAETSRTKIDDLSGSTLTFLQRAMLLVTEQPGGTANWLRIPWLPFASKTGTAQNPHGEDHSWFTAYAPAGDPQIALAIIVENSGHGSEVAGPIARAFLMDYFRDDKPEISRGPAVPRKTTRPAVAAPVGVDSALTGGVIW
- the radC gene encoding DNA repair protein RadC; the encoded protein is MGNTSPRGLPRADRPRERLYERGPGELSLQELLAIVIGEGTRGSSALVVALRLLGEFGDLVAMGRAGVDEMRRVPGIGFARACQLVASFELGKRFARESRSGGISIKAPKDVARLFMDEMKHYDREHFKAAFLNTKNQIIRVVTVSIGSLNASIVHPREILKPAISASAASIVLVHNHPTGDPTPSREDVEFTRRFARCGELIGIELLDHIVIGADRFQSLKESGYF
- the rodA gene encoding rod shape-determining protein RodA, whose translation is MRRGRDFDWVIVICTGILMLVGLSIVYSVSHSVGEVSPEALAGSHFMRQMLWLGLGLVTMLVAFAVPFRWFESLAPAIYVACVVLLVLVLLLPAKGETQRWFVIGPLAIQPSEFTKVAVLLAWARVLASPRADPNRLRTLVPVLVLFVVPFLLVLKQPDLGTAMVFVGVLLPVLYWRGFRGLHILFLLSPLVSSVLIIYGENVTHNPWPFGIFIVAILVVAYLRRAFLFESVSLVVANLGIGLFLPVLWDHLKPYQQRRVTNFLDPDSDKLGAGWQVIQSKIAIGSGGFGGKGYMEGTQKALEFLPAKHTDFIFSVLGEELGFVGALAVLFLFAVLITRALLAAQKMKSEFAGALCVGIAAYFAFQVFVNIGMTIGMAPVAGIPLPFVSYGGSSMLVSCFLVGLLLNCTARWSEY
- a CDS encoding rod shape-determining protein, which produces MSLFSRLSNYLTNDVAIDLGTANTLVFVKGNGIVLNEPSVVAVDQRTKKVFAVGLEAKTMLGKTPEYIAAIRPMKDGVIADFEITELMLREFIRKSQKKKHFIRPRIVIAVPSGITEVERRAVRDSAEHAGAREVFLIAEPIAAAIGVGLPVDKPSGNMIIDIGGGTTEIAVIALDGIVADSSIRVAGDELDDAIVNYVKRTYNMLIGEQTAEQIKMKIGCAFKMDKPLEMEIKGRDLVAGIPKNLKLTSEEIREAISEPISQIVEALKNALEQTPPELAADIVDRGIVMTGGGALLKGLDQLLKKETGLPINVVDDPLLCVVLGAGKVLDDVHEYDRVLMHSSRD